In Zalophus californianus isolate mZalCal1 chromosome 4, mZalCal1.pri.v2, whole genome shotgun sequence, the following proteins share a genomic window:
- the LOC113916660 gene encoding LOW QUALITY PROTEIN: TIP41-like protein (The sequence of the model RefSeq protein was modified relative to this genomic sequence to represent the inferred CDS: inserted 1 base in 1 codon) has protein sequence MMIHDFQXSHQDFSFGPWKLTASKTHIMKSADVEKLADELHMPSLPEMMFGDNVLRIRHGSGFGIEFNATDALRCVNNYQGMLKVACAEEWQESRMEGEHSKEVIKPYDWTYTTDYKGTLLGESLKVKIVPTTDDIDTEKLKAREQIKFFEEVLLFEDEVHDHGVSSLSVKIRVMPSSFSLLLRFFLRIDGVLIRMNDTRLYHEADKTYMLREYTSRESKIANLMHVSPSLFTEPNEISQYLLIKEAVCEKLLFPERIDPDPADSQESTPVE, from the coding sequence GGGCCCTGGAAGCTGACAGCGTCCAAGACCCACATCATGAAGTCCGCGGATGTGGAGAAGTTAGCCGATGAATTACATATGCCATCTCTCCCTGAAATGATGTTTGGAGACAACGTTTTAAGAATCCGGCATGGctctggttttgggattgagTTCAATGCTACAGATGCATTAAGATGTGTTAACAATTATCAAGGAATGCTTAAAGTAGCCTGTGCTGAAGAGTGGCAGGAAAGCAGGATGGAGGGCGAACACTCCAAAGAAGTTATTAAACCATACGATTGGACCTATACAACAGATTATAAGGGAACATTACTTGGAGAATCACTTAAGGTAAAGATTGTACCTACAACAGATGATATAGACACAGAGAAATTGAAAGCCAGAGAACAgattaaattttttgaagaagttCTCTTGTTTGAGGATGAAGTTCATGATCATGGAGTTTCAAGCCTGAGTGTGAAAATTAGAGTAATGCCTTCTAGCTTTTCCCTGCTGTTGCGATTTTTCTTGAGAATCGATGGGGTGCTTATCAGAATGAATGACACAAGACTTTACCACGAGGCCGACAAGACCTACATGTTACGAGAATATACATCACGAGAGAGCAAAATTGCTAATTTAATGCATGTTTCACCTTCCCTCTTCACGGAACCTAATGAAATATCACAGTATTTACTGATAAAGGAGGCAGTTTGCGAGAAGCTACTATTTCCAGAAAGAATTGATCCTGACCCTGCAGACTCACAAGAAAGTACACCTGTGGAATAG